From Chryseobacterium salivictor, a single genomic window includes:
- a CDS encoding exodeoxyribonuclease III, whose amino-acid sequence MKIISYNVNGIRAAFTKDFLGWLNVADPDVICIQESKAGNDQIDIESLEKNGYFSYWHSAQKKGYSGVGIASKIKPKHIEYGCGIEDYDSEGRIMRADFEGFSVISVYVPSASNIERLDFKMKFCYDFLTYIKELKKTIPNLVICGDFNICHHAIDIHNPEGLKNTSGFLPMEREWMTLFIEECELIDSFRFFNDQPDNYSWWSYRQNSRARNKGWRLDYNFVSYSLKKKLSRAAILKEAVHSDHCPVLVELSLN is encoded by the coding sequence ATGAAAATCATCTCTTATAATGTCAATGGAATTCGGGCGGCTTTTACCAAAGATTTTTTAGGCTGGCTGAATGTTGCTGATCCTGATGTCATCTGCATCCAGGAAAGCAAAGCAGGCAACGACCAAATCGATATCGAAAGTTTAGAAAAAAACGGTTATTTCAGTTACTGGCATTCTGCCCAGAAAAAAGGCTATTCCGGCGTTGGAATCGCTTCAAAAATCAAACCCAAGCACATTGAATATGGCTGCGGTATTGAAGACTATGATTCTGAAGGCAGAATTATGCGCGCAGATTTCGAAGGTTTTTCGGTGATTTCTGTATATGTCCCGTCTGCATCGAATATCGAAAGACTCGATTTTAAAATGAAGTTCTGTTACGATTTCCTGACCTATATTAAAGAATTAAAAAAAACAATCCCTAACTTGGTTATATGCGGAGATTTCAATATCTGTCATCACGCTATTGACATTCACAATCCTGAAGGTTTAAAGAACACTTCCGGATTCCTGCCGATGGAAAGAGAATGGATGACTCTGTTCATCGAAGAATGCGAGCTAATCGACAGCTTCAGGTTTTTCAATGATCAACCCGATAATTATTCCTGGTGGAGTTACCGACAAAATTCCAGAGCAAGAAATAAAGGGTGGAGATTAGATTATAATTTCGTGTCTTACTCATTGAAGAAGAAGCTTTCACGTGCTGCGATTTTAAAAGAAGCCGTTCATTCTGATCATTGTCCGGTTCTGGTAGAATTGTCGTTGAATTAA
- a CDS encoding GlmU family protein, with translation MQLVFSDAQFWEDFLPLTFTRPVAEMRCGILTFSERWQKLLGSADVSYLTEDYLQEKFKKYDLKESLFIVPNFLPSENLLNQIKDLQLGEALVYKDELLAVRINMDNFALSHINKMTDIEEEVLFFNQPTDLFSFNEKAIDFDFELLTKGRVSAPLSETNGFLGDKKDLFIEEGAEVEFSTLNTKTGKIYIGKNAEVMEGCNLRGPIALCEESKFNLGAKIYGATTVGPHCKVGGEVNNVVIFGYTNKGHDGFIGNSVIGEWCNLGADTNSSNLKNNYAIVKLWNYKAKKFVNTGLQFVGLIMGDHSKSAINTQFNTGTVVGVAANIFKSGFPPNLIESFSWGGMKGDEKFKLEKAYEVADLAMARRKVPFTEMDQKILKTIYEIF, from the coding sequence ATGCAACTCGTATTTTCAGACGCCCAGTTTTGGGAAGATTTTTTACCGCTTACTTTTACCAGGCCTGTCGCAGAAATGCGTTGCGGGATTTTGACTTTTTCGGAAAGATGGCAAAAGCTGTTGGGTTCCGCAGATGTTTCTTATCTCACAGAAGATTATTTGCAGGAAAAGTTTAAAAAATACGACCTGAAAGAAAGCCTTTTCATTGTTCCTAATTTTCTGCCCAGCGAAAATCTTTTAAACCAAATTAAAGACTTGCAATTGGGAGAAGCGTTGGTTTACAAAGATGAATTACTCGCAGTCAGAATTAATATGGATAATTTTGCCTTAAGTCACATTAATAAAATGACTGATATTGAGGAAGAAGTTTTGTTTTTTAATCAACCAACCGATTTGTTTTCATTTAATGAAAAAGCAATCGATTTTGATTTTGAACTTCTTACAAAAGGGCGAGTTTCGGCACCTCTTTCTGAAACCAATGGTTTCTTAGGTGACAAAAAAGATTTGTTCATTGAAGAAGGAGCAGAAGTTGAGTTCTCAACCTTAAATACCAAAACCGGAAAAATCTACATCGGTAAAAATGCAGAAGTGATGGAAGGTTGCAATCTTCGTGGCCCAATCGCATTGTGTGAAGAATCGAAATTTAATTTAGGAGCAAAAATTTACGGTGCGACAACGGTTGGTCCGCATTGCAAAGTCGGTGGTGAAGTGAATAATGTCGTCATTTTTGGATATACCAATAAAGGTCATGACGGGTTCATTGGTAATTCGGTCATTGGCGAATGGTGCAATCTCGGTGCAGATACCAATTCTTCGAATCTTAAAAATAATTACGCTATAGTAAAACTGTGGAATTACAAAGCGAAAAAATTTGTGAATACCGGATTGCAATTTGTAGGTTTGATTATGGGTGATCATTCGAAATCGGCGATCAATACACAGTTTAATACCGGAACAGTGGTAGGAGTTGCTGCCAATATTTTCAAAAGCGGCTTTCCGCCAAACCTAATCGAGAGTTTTTCTTGGGGCGGAATGAAAGGCGATGAGAAATTCAAACTGGAAAAAGCGTATGAAGTCGCAGATTTGGCCATGGCTCGGAGAAAAGTTCCTTTTACTGAAATGGATCAGAAAATTCTGAAAACGATTTATGAAATTTTTTAA
- the metF gene encoding methylenetetrahydrofolate reductase [NAD(P)H] yields MKITEHINNAKGKTLFSIEIVPPTKGTGIEDLYKNIDPLMEFKPPFIDVTTSREEYIYLDKGNGLMERKITRMRPGTLGICAAIQHKYNVDTVPHVLCGGFTKEETEYLLVDCMYLGIENIMALRGDAMKGQQYFEPTEGGHKNAVDLVRQMNDLGRGKYLHDEKICDGNNKFCIGVAGYPEKHIEAPSMNYDLKWLKQKVDAGADYVVSQMFFDNKKFIDFVKSAREIGINVPIIPGIKPIATKKQLQLLPQVFKIDLPEDLISAVENAKDNAAVKQIGIEWTINQCRELLDFGVPVLHFYSMGKSDNIKKIARELF; encoded by the coding sequence CCCACCAAAGGAACAGGTATCGAAGATCTCTATAAAAACATCGATCCTTTAATGGAATTCAAACCTCCATTCATCGACGTCACAACTTCGCGGGAAGAGTATATTTATCTCGATAAAGGCAACGGTTTGATGGAGCGGAAAATTACCAGAATGCGGCCGGGAACTTTGGGGATCTGCGCGGCAATTCAGCATAAATATAATGTAGATACCGTTCCGCACGTTTTGTGCGGCGGCTTTACTAAAGAGGAAACAGAGTATCTTTTGGTCGACTGTATGTATCTGGGAATCGAAAATATTATGGCTTTAAGAGGCGATGCGATGAAAGGACAACAGTATTTCGAACCAACCGAAGGCGGTCATAAAAATGCAGTGGATTTGGTTCGACAAATGAACGATTTGGGACGCGGGAAATATCTTCATGATGAAAAAATCTGTGACGGAAACAACAAATTCTGTATTGGCGTTGCGGGGTATCCCGAAAAACATATCGAAGCGCCGTCGATGAATTACGACTTAAAATGGCTGAAACAAAAAGTAGATGCCGGTGCGGATTATGTCGTTTCCCAGATGTTTTTCGATAATAAAAAATTTATTGATTTTGTAAAAAGTGCCCGGGAAATCGGCATTAATGTTCCGATTATTCCGGGAATTAAGCCCATTGCAACGAAGAAACAGCTGCAACTTTTGCCACAGGTTTTTAAAATTGATTTGCCGGAAGATTTGATTTCCGCCGTAGAGAATGCAAAGGATAATGCCGCTGTAAAGCAAATCGGAATCGAATGGACGATCAATCAATGTCGTGAATTATTGGATTTCGGTGTTCCGGTCTTGCATTTTTACTCGATGGGAAAAAGCGATAATATTAAAAAAATTGCTCGCGAACTTTTTTAA
- a CDS encoding 3-phosphoshikimate 1-carboxyvinyltransferase, whose amino-acid sequence MRLEKSTLKDNETIKISGSKSISNRLLILSYLFKNLKIENLSNSQDTQLLHRALESNADLVDIHHAGTAMRFLTSYFAIQEGKTTVLTGSERMKERPIQFLVDALRDLGADISYLEKEGFPPLKINGKKLEKSSVAIPANISSQFISSLMLIGSKLENGLEINLVGKITSRPYLEMTLKILRNIGILTQWEGQVIQIFPNIHSDKSSQIIKCICESDWSSASYFYSLAAIGRKSINLKSFRPHSLQGDSVIKEIYWKFFGVNTISQGSESKISLMPESSFVFPEHISLDMNDCPDIAQTLCVTATALQIPFEITGLSTLKVKETDRLVALKNELFKIGCISEITDDSIYSVKFFEANENISIETYNDHRMAMSFAPFCLITPLTIENEQVVEKSYPQFWDDFAQVLDQY is encoded by the coding sequence ATGAGGCTGGAAAAATCAACCTTAAAAGACAATGAAACGATTAAAATAAGCGGTTCGAAAAGTATTTCGAATCGTCTTTTAATTTTAAGCTATCTTTTTAAAAACCTGAAAATTGAAAACCTTTCTAATTCTCAGGACACTCAACTTTTACACAGAGCTCTGGAAAGCAATGCTGACCTCGTCGACATTCATCATGCCGGAACGGCGATGCGGTTCCTCACCTCCTACTTTGCAATTCAGGAAGGAAAGACGACTGTTTTGACGGGATCTGAGCGGATGAAAGAGAGACCGATTCAATTCCTGGTCGATGCTTTACGGGATTTGGGAGCCGATATTTCTTATCTAGAAAAAGAAGGTTTTCCTCCATTAAAGATTAACGGAAAAAAACTGGAAAAAAGTTCGGTAGCAATTCCTGCGAATATTTCAAGTCAGTTTATTTCTTCCTTAATGTTGATCGGATCGAAATTAGAAAACGGCCTGGAAATTAATCTGGTTGGAAAAATTACATCGCGGCCTTATCTGGAAATGACTTTAAAAATCCTTCGAAACATTGGGATTTTAACGCAATGGGAAGGCCAGGTGATTCAGATTTTCCCAAATATTCACAGCGATAAAAGTTCGCAGATTATCAAATGTATTTGTGAAAGCGACTGGAGTTCTGCTTCCTATTTTTATTCTTTGGCGGCCATCGGCAGAAAGTCCATTAACCTTAAAAGTTTCCGGCCACACTCGCTTCAGGGCGATTCTGTAATCAAGGAAATTTACTGGAAGTTTTTCGGAGTCAACACGATTTCTCAAGGTTCGGAAAGTAAGATTTCACTAATGCCGGAAAGTTCATTTGTTTTTCCGGAACACATTTCTCTGGACATGAATGACTGCCCGGACATTGCGCAAACGCTTTGTGTCACGGCAACGGCATTACAAATCCCTTTTGAAATCACCGGATTATCAACTTTAAAAGTAAAAGAAACCGACCGTCTGGTCGCTTTAAAAAATGAACTTTTCAAAATCGGTTGTATTTCTGAAATCACCGACGATTCCATTTACTCGGTAAAATTCTTTGAGGCGAATGAAAATATTTCGATTGAAACCTATAACGATCACCGGATGGCCATGAGTTTTGCACCGTTTTGCCTCATCACGCCGCTAACAATTGAAAATGAACAAGTGGTCGAAAAATCCTATCCGCAGTTTTGGGATGATTTCGCCCAGGTTCTTGATCAATATTAA
- a CDS encoding SDR family oxidoreductase: protein MTILITGTSAGIGFTLANYLGKKGHTVYGLSRKSADSTYFKTIATDITDNTQVQNAIAEILKTESRIDILINNAGMGMVGAVEDSSQEEILKLFNLNLVGSVQMMTAVLPTMRAQKLGKIINISSIGSEMGLPFRGFYSASKSALDKVTEAIRYEVSPWNIQVCVLHLGDIKTNIAENRVKTKVSEPYQSTFTKVYSLMNSHVDDGTEPLEVAAYIEKLLNKKSWKAHFYFGKFGQKIGIPLKWILPQNFYENLMRKYNKMD from the coding sequence ATGACAATACTTATCACCGGAACTTCTGCCGGAATTGGTTTTACCCTGGCTAACTATCTCGGCAAGAAAGGACATACCGTTTACGGACTGAGCAGAAAAAGTGCGGACTCTACCTATTTCAAAACAATTGCGACCGACATTACAGACAATACTCAGGTTCAGAATGCAATTGCCGAAATATTAAAAACAGAATCCAGAATCGATATTCTCATCAATAATGCAGGAATGGGAATGGTGGGCGCAGTTGAAGATTCTTCACAGGAGGAAATCCTGAAATTATTTAACTTAAATTTAGTTGGTTCCGTACAGATGATGACCGCTGTGCTGCCGACAATGCGGGCGCAAAAATTGGGAAAAATCATTAATATTTCCAGTATCGGCAGTGAAATGGGATTGCCGTTCCGTGGATTTTATTCGGCTTCAAAATCGGCTTTAGATAAAGTGACAGAAGCAATCCGCTACGAAGTTTCTCCCTGGAATATTCAGGTTTGTGTTTTGCATTTAGGAGACATTAAAACAAATATTGCTGAAAACAGAGTAAAAACCAAAGTTTCTGAACCGTATCAATCTACTTTTACTAAAGTATATTCTCTAATGAATTCTCACGTAGACGATGGAACAGAGCCACTTGAAGTCGCAGCGTATATTGAAAAACTTTTAAATAAAAAATCATGGAAAGCTCATTTTTATTTTGGGAAATTCGGACAGAAGATTGGGATTCCGCTAAAATGGATTCTGCCGCAGAACTTTTATGAGAATTTAATGAGGAAATACAACAAAATGGATTAA
- a CDS encoding type B 50S ribosomal protein L31 has translation MKNGIHPENYRLVVFKDMSNDEMFLCKSTADTKDTIEYEGSTYPLIKMEISSTSHPFYTGKVKLVDTAGRVDKFMNKYKKFAK, from the coding sequence ATGAAAAACGGAATCCACCCAGAAAATTATAGACTTGTTGTTTTCAAAGATATGAGTAACGACGAGATGTTTCTTTGCAAATCTACTGCAGATACAAAAGATACAATTGAATATGAAGGTTCAACTTACCCATTGATCAAAATGGAAATCTCTTCAACTTCTCACCCTTTCTATACCGGAAAAGTGAAATTAGTTGATACCGCAGGTAGAGTTGACAAATTCATGAACAAGTACAAAAAATTCGCGAAGTAA
- a CDS encoding nucleotide pyrophosphohydrolase, whose product MEIIKLQEEVDQWIKTIGVRYFNELTNMAMLTEEVGEVARIIARRYGEQSEKESDKVKDLGEELADVLFVTLCLANQTGTNLQEAFDRKMKVKTDRDKDRHQKNEKLK is encoded by the coding sequence ATGGAAATAATTAAACTCCAGGAAGAAGTCGATCAATGGATAAAAACCATCGGCGTCCGGTATTTTAACGAACTTACGAATATGGCGATGCTTACTGAGGAAGTGGGTGAAGTTGCGCGGATTATTGCCAGAAGATATGGTGAACAAAGTGAAAAAGAATCTGATAAAGTGAAAGATCTCGGTGAAGAATTAGCGGATGTTTTATTTGTCACTTTATGCCTGGCGAATCAAACCGGAACTAACCTGCAGGAAGCGTTTGACAGGAAAATGAAAGTTAAAACTGACCGCGACAAAGACCGTCATCAGAAAAACGAAAAACTGAAATAA